The following coding sequences lie in one Spinacia oleracea cultivar Varoflay chromosome 1, BTI_SOV_V1, whole genome shotgun sequence genomic window:
- the LOC130465908 gene encoding uncharacterized protein, whose protein sequence is MDGLSRDILRPRDPEFKEIPSQIVNDTRYMPHFKDCIGAIDGTHIDIIVSEEDQLRYRGRKGTPTVNVLAACDFDLLFTYVLSGWEGSAHDSGIFLDTISNSSLNFPKPPAGKYYLADKGYPQREGYLTPYHKTRYHQSEFRGANPRGEREIFNRAHSSLRSCIERAFGILKARWKILKELPMYSPQDQNRIICASCALHNYIRRSNIPDPAFVIIDRDPNFIPPEVQVNADSNSVQEARRLSTNEMTKVRNDITTSLMESRRSTRRRRIS, encoded by the exons ATGGATGGCTTGTCAAGGGATATATTAAGACCAAGAGACCCGGAATTTAAGGAAATTCCCTCCCAAATTGTCAATGATACTCGATATATGCCACATTTTAAG GATTGCATTGGAGCAATTGATGGTACTCATATAGACATAATTGTTTCCGAGGAAGATCAATTGCGCTATAGAGGAAGGAAAGGGACACCCACCGTTAACGTATTAGCAGCTTGTGactttgatttactttttacGTATGTGTTAAGTGGGTGGGAGGGATCTGCTCATGATTCTGGAATTTTCCTCGATACGATCAGTAATTCAAGTCTAAATTTTCCAAAACCTCCTGCAG GAAAATATTACTTAGCTGACAAAGGATATCCCCAAAGAGAAGGGTATTTGACCCCTTACCATAAGACAAGGTATCACCAATCAGAATTTCGTGGTGCAAACCCAAGAGGAGAACGAGAAATTTTTAATCGAGCCCATTCCTCTTTGAGGAGTTGTATTGAAAGGGCTTTTGGCATTTTAAAGGCACGTTGGAAGATACTAAAAGAACTACCAATGTATTCGCCACAAGATCAAAATCGAATAATTTGTGCTTCATGTGCATTGCATAATTACATTAGAAGAAGCAACATTCCCGACCCAGCTTTTGTGATCATAGACAGAGATCCAAACTTTATTCCTCCCGAAGTACAAGTAAATGCTGATAGTAATTCCGTGCAAGAGGCTCGTCGTTTGAGTACTAACGAGATGACAAAGGTTCGAAATGACATTACTACTAGTTTGATGGAAAGTAGACGATCTACACGTCGACGTCGTATTTCTtaa